A window of the Hevea brasiliensis isolate MT/VB/25A 57/8 chromosome 6, ASM3005281v1, whole genome shotgun sequence genome harbors these coding sequences:
- the LOC110652194 gene encoding porphobilinogen deaminase, chloroplastic, translating into METLSSLSTSQGLMSCPSSSVISRTGGSVSVIGFSLPRFKTRSLPNCIRKQSSTVPRASVAIEQQTKEPEVALIRIGTRGSPLAVAQAYETRDKLMAIHSELAEEGAIQIVIIKTTGDKILTQPLADIGGKGLFTKEIDEALISGEIDIAVHSMKDVPTYLPEKTILPCNLQREDVRDAFISLSASSLAELPAGSVIGTASLRRKSQILNRYPSLTVLENFRGNVQTRLRKLNEGVVQATLLALAGLKRLNMTENVTSVLSLDDMLPAVAQGAIGIACRSDDDKMADYLASLNHEDTRLAVACERAFLETLDGSCRTPIAGYACKGEDGDCIFKGLVASPDGTQVLETSRKGPYTFDDMVMMGKDAGKELLSRVGPGFFDS; encoded by the exons ATGGAGACGCTATCTTCCCTGTCTACAAGCCAAGGTCTCATGTCATGTCCTTCTTCTTCAGTCATCTCTCGCACTGGTGGGTCTGTTTCAGTTATTGGGTTTTCTCTTCCACGTTTCAAGACTCGATCTTTACCAAATTGCATTAGGAAACAAAGTTCGACGGTCCCAAGGGCCTCGGTTGCCATTGAACAGCAGACCAAAGAACCCGAAGTTGCTCTTATAAGAATTGGCACAAGAGGAAG CCCACTAGCAGTTGCCCAGGCTTATGAGACACGGGACAAACTCATGGCAATACATTCTGAGCTAGCTGAAGAAGGGGCTATTCAAATCGTGATAATAAAGACAACAGGAGATAAAATATTAACTCAACCACTTGCAGATATAGGTGGGAAAGGATTGTTTACAAAAGAAATAGATGAGGCATTAATAAGTGGTGAAATTGACATTGCAGTCCACTCCATGAAAGATGTCCCCACGTATTTACCAGAGAAGACAATCCTTCCATGTAACCTTCAGCGGGAGGATGTTAGAGATGCATTTATTTCCTTGAGTGCATCTTCACTGGCTGAGCTTCCTGCTGGGAGTGTCATTGGTACTGCTTCCCTCAGAAGAAAGTCACAAATACTCAACAGATATCCATCACTCACT GTCTTAGAGAATTTTCGAGGGAATGTTCAGACACGGCTGAGAAAACTTAATGAAGGAGTGGTCCAAGCAACGCTATTGGCATTAGCTGGACTTAAACGCTTAAATATGACAGAAAATGTGACTTCAGTTCTTTCACTTGATGACATGCTACCAGCAGTTGCCCAAGGGGCAATTGGAATTGCTTGTCGAAGTGATGATGATAAAATG GCTGATTACCTAGCTTCATTGAACCATGAGGACACTAGACTAGCAGTTGCATGTGAGAGGGCCTTCCTTGAAACCTTGGATGGATCATGCCGCACTCCAATTGCTGGGTATGCTTGTAAAGGTGAGGACGGTGATTGCATATTCAAAGGGCTGGTGGCTTCTCCAGATGGAACCCAAG TACTAGAAACTTCTAGAAAAGGTCCCTATACTTTTGACGATATGGTTATGATGGGAAAGGATGCTGGCAAGGAACTTCTTTCGCGGGTAGGCCCAGGATTCTTTGATAGTTGA